The genomic segment CATCCAGACTTCATCGCAGACGGCCAGCGCCAGCGCGCCTCCGCTGCCTCCCTCGCCGATTAAAATGCTGATACAGGGCGTTTTCAGGGCAGAAAGCTCTAAGAGGTTCTGGGCGATTGCACTGCCCTGGCCGCGCTCTTCTGCACTAATGCCGCAGTATGCGCCGGAGGTATCCACCAGGCAGATGACCGGGCGGCCAAACTTCTCCGCCTGCCGCATGAGCCGAAGCGCCTTGCGGTAGCCTTCCGGGTGTACGGAGCCGAAATTGCGATCCACCTTCTCCTTGGTATCCGCGCCCTTTTCTATCGCGATGACGGTAACGGGCTGGCCATCCAGCCGGGCAATGCCGGCCAAAATGGCATGGTCGTCGCTGTAAAGGCGATCGCCGTGCAGCTCGAAGAAATCCGTAAACAGGGCAGAGATGTAGCTGGCGGCGGTGGGGCGGCCCTTAGCGCGGGCCGCGCACAAGCGTTCGTAAGCCCTCATGCCGCACCTCCTTCATGCAGGCCGAGCAACAGACTGATGGCCTGTTTTTGCTCCCGGCGATCCACGATGCTGTCCACAAAGCCCTTTTGCATGAGAAACTCCGAACGCTGAAAGCCTTCGGGAAGCTTTTGGCGAATGGTCTGCTCGATGACTCTGGGCCCGGCAAACCCGATGAGCGCGCCTGGCTCGGCCAGAATGATATCGCCCTCCATGGCAAAGCTGGCCGTGACGCCGCCGGTAGTCGGGTCGGTCAGCACGGTGAGATAGAGCAGGCCGGCCTGGCTGTGGCGCTGAACTGCGGCGCTGGTTTTGGCCATCTGCATCAGGGATAAAATACCCTCCTGAATGCGCGCACCGCCCGAGACCGTGTAGCCCAGAACCGGAAGCTTTTTGGCCAGAGCAGCCTCGAAAAGCAGCGTGATTTTTTCGCCCACAGCCGTGCCCATGCTGCCCATGAAGAACAGCGAATCCATGACGAACAGCGCGCAGTCGTGTCCGCCGACCTGGCAGAACCCGGTAACGACGCCCTCGTTCTCGCCGCTGTTTTTCATCGCGCCCTCCAGCTTTTTGGCATAGCCGGGGAATGTGCTGCCGGCAGTGGAAGTGAGATCCTGGTTGATTTCGGTAAAACTATCCGCGTCTGCAATGAGCGCGATGCGCTCCCGGGCAGAGAGGCGGAAGTGATGCCCGCAATCCGGGCAGATAAAGCAGTTTGCCTGCAAATCCGAGAGAAAGCAGAGCTTTTTGCAGGAAGGGCAGGAGCGGCAAAGCTCGTCGGGCACTTGCGGCGCCTCCTGCCGGCCCTTCTCCTGCCCCTCGAGATCTACATTGGGGTTGAGAAACATGCTTTTTTTGAGCATAGAACTCCTCCTGGTTTGAGGTTGTTTGGCGGCGGGTTATTTCTGCTCCCGCCTTGCGAGAAAATCTGTCGTATAAGAGCCGTCCAAAAACTCCGGCTCGGAGATGAGGTCTACCTGAAGCTCCCGGTTGTTTTCGATCCCCTCCACGATGGTCTCGCAGAGCGCCGCCTTCATTTTGCGGATGGCCTCCTGGCGCGTGCCTGCATGGACGATGAGCTTGCCGACCATGGAATCATAGAAGGGGGGGATGGCATAGCCCTGGTAGAGCGCGGTATCAAAGCGCACGTTTGGGCCGCCCGGGATATGCAATAGGTTGATGGTCCCGCAGCTGGGGCGGAAATTATGCAGCGGATCTTCGGCATTGATGCGGCATTCGATGGCATGGCCGGATAGATGCACATCCTGCTGGCAAAAATCCAGCTCCATGCCCGCGGCGACGCGGATCTGCCATTTGACGAGGTCTAGCCCCGTCACCATCTCGGTTACCGGGTGCTCGACCTGCAGGCGGGTATTCATCTCCATGAAATAGAAATGCCCATCCGGCCCAAGCAGGAATTCGATGGTCCCAAGGCCGCGGTAGCCGACTGCTTTGGCGGCTTTGATGGAAGCCTCGATCATCTGAGCGCGAGTTTCCTCCGAAATAGCGGGGGAGGGGCTCTCCTCGATGAGCTTTTGGTTTTTGCGCTGCATGGAGCATTCCCGCTCTCCCAGGCAGACGACTCCGCCGTAGTTATCGCAGAGCAGCTGCATCTCGATATGCTTGGAGGGCGCAAGGAATTTTTCCATGTAGACGGCGCCGTCGCCAAAAGCGCTCTCCGCTTCGGCGGTTGCCGCCAGAAAAGCGCGCTCCAAATCCTCTTTTTTCTCCACTTTGCGGATGCCGCGCCCGCCGCCGCCCGAGCGTGCTTTGACCAGCAGGGGATAACCAATGGCGTCGCCCTCCGCAAGCGCCTCCGCTACGGAGGGGATGATGCCGCCGCCCGGGATGACGGGAACACCCGCCGCCCGCATGGTGCGCTTGGCCTCATCCTTATCGCCCATGCGGGTGATGACCTCGCTGGGCGGGCCGATAAAGCTGATATGGCACTCTTCGCAGAGCTGGGCGAAATGCGCGTTTTCCGAGAGCAGGCCGTATCCGGGATGGATGGCTTGTGCGCCGCAGGCGACAGCCGTGGAAAGCAGCGCCGTCATATTCAGATAGCTCTGGGCGACGGGCGCCGGCCCGATGCAGATGCTCTCATCCGCCAGGCTGACGTGCAGTGCGTCCCGGTCTGCCTCGGAAAAGACGGCCACCGTCGTGATGCCCATTTCCTTGCAGGCGCGGATGATGCGCACGGCGATCTCCCCGCGGTTTGCAATGAGTATTTTTGAAAACATCGGCCTACCGCCCTTCGATTAGGGCGAAGGAAAGCTCGCCCGAGGAGCAGAGTTTTCCGCCGACGGATGCTTCGCACCTAGTAAAGAAAAACGGCCCTTTCTGCTTTGCGATATAGGCAGAGATCTCCAGCGTATCCCCGGGGAAAACCTTGTTTTTGAAGCGGGCTCTGTCGATGCCGGTATAGTAGGGCGTCTTGCCCACGAGCTCATCCTTTAAAAGAATACAGCAGGTTTGCGCCATAATTTCGCAGAGAACCACGCCGGGAACCACGGGATTGCCGGGAAAATGCCCCTGCAAGAACCATTCGTCTCCCCGAACGCGATAAATCCCGTGGGCAATTTTATTTTCATCCACTTCCACTTGGTCTACCAGCAGCATGGGCTCCCGATGCGGGAGGAAGGTTTTGATTTCTTCTCTGTTCATCCTGCCCTCCTAGAAGATTTTAAAGAGCGGCTGGCCAAATTCCACGACATCGCCGCTTTTTACGCAGATATCCACCACTTCGCCGTCCTGCTCGGCCGTGATCTCGTTCATCAGCTTCATGGCCTCGATGATGCAGAGCACATCGCCCTTTTTGACCTTGCTGCCCACTTTGACAAAGGGCTCCTGATCCGGGGCGGGGGTGGCATAGAACACGCCCACCATCGGGGAAGTTACCAAGCTGATGGCGTTAAAATCCAGGCCGGGATCATCCAGCGGCTCGCTGGACGCCGGCGCCTGCTCCGGCATGGAAGCCATGGGAAGCGGCGCAGGAACAGAGCTCTGAACGATCTGCGCAGGCGCGCTTTTTTCCAGGCGGATGCGCGTTTCGCCCTCTTCCAGCTCCAGGGCCGTCAGGTTGGCATCCTGCAAAATCCCCGCCAGTTCGCGGATGGTCTTGATGTTCATTTGCTCACCTCCGGGCAGGGGCGGAATGCCAAGCAGGCGTTATGCCCGCCAAAGCCAAGGGAAGTGGAAAGCGCCAGGCTTGCCTGGGCTTTGCGCGCCTCGTTGGGGACATAGTCGAGATCGCAGGCGGGATCCGGCTGTTCATAGTGGATGGTGGGCGGCAAAATGCCCTCTTTGAGCGCCAAAGCGCAGACGATGGCTTCCGCCGCGCCCGCGGCGCCCAGCATATGGCCGGTCATGGATTTGGTGGAGCTAATGGCGGCCTTCTTCGCCGCCTGCTCGCCCAGAGCCAGCTTGATGGCGGTGGTTTCGGAAGAATCGTTCAGGGGCGTACCCGTGCCGTGGGCGTTGATATAGATGCTGTCTGCGCCGCTCATGCCCGCTTCCTGCGCGGCCAGCTGAATTGCCCGGCTGGCGCACTGGCCGTCCGGCCGGGGCGCGGTGATGTGGTGCGCATCGCAGGTGTTGCCATAGCCGCAGATCTCCGCGTAAATCTTGGCGCCGCGGGCTTTGGCGTGTTCATATTCTTCCAGCACCAGAATGCCCGCGCCTTCTCCGATGACGAAGCCCTTGCGGCGGGCGTCGAAGGGGAGGGAAGCGGCGTCGGCGTCCTCGCTGAGCGAAAGCGCCTGGCAGTTGGTGAAGCCGGCAATGGCCAAAGGCTCAACCGCCGCCTCACTGCCGCCGGCAAAAATAGCATCCGCATAGCCATGCGCAATGGCGTGGAACGCCTCGCCGATGGTGTGCGTCGAGGTGGCGCAGGCGGTAACTACGGGCAGGCAGGGCCCCTGGGCATCCATTGCCATGGCAATGTTGCCTGCCGCAATGTTGGCGATCATCATGGGGATGAACAGCGGGGAAACCCGCCCCGGGCCGCGGTTTAAAAGCTTCTCGGTTTCAGCGGCGAACGTATGGATGCCGCCGATGCCCGAGCCGACGTATACGCCCAGCCGATCCGGCGAAACCGCGCCGACGATGCCGCTGTCCTCTGCGGCCTGCTTCGCCGCGGCCATGGCATACTGCGTATAGAGATCCATGCGGCGGGTGTTTTCCAGGCCGTAATCGGCCGGGTTAAAATCCTTCACTTCTGCCGCCAGATGCACTTTATAGCCCTCGGTATCGAAATGCGTAATCGGGCCGATTCCGCAGACGCCCTGGCAGAGATTTTCAAAATAATCGGGGATATTGTTGCCAACGGGAGAGATGATCCCAAGACCAGTAATGACAACGCGTCTCATAACAAATCCTCCTAAAGCAAGATAAAAAATAAAATAAGAAAAATAATTGCGTGGGGCAGGAGCTCACATGCTCATGCCGCCGTCTACCGGGATGACTGCCCCGGTCAGATAGCCCGCCTGCTCGCAGGCCAGGAAGGCAGCCAGATTTGCGACGTCCTCGGCCTGGCCGCAGCGCTTCATGGGAATGGCCGAAAGAACGGCCTCCTGTGCGGCGGCGGGCATGGCGGCCGTCATATCCGTCTCGATAAAGCCGGGGGCGATGGCGTTGCAGGTCACGCCGCGGCTGGCCAGCTCTTTGGCGACGCTCTTGGTCAGGCCGATGATGCCGGCTTTTGCGGCCGCGTAGTTTGCCTGCCCGGCGTTGCCCATCAGGCCGACGACGGAGGTCAGGTTGATGATGCGGCCGGCCCGGCTGCGCATCATGCCGCCGCAGGCCTGCCGGATGAGATTGAATGCGCCTTTGAGGTTGACGGCGATGACGCGGTCAAACTCCTCTTCCTTCATGCGCATGCAGAGGGTGTCTTTGGTGATGCCGGCGTTGTTGACCAGCGCCCAGATGGGCCCCAGATCCGCAATGACCGAGGAGACCAGCTCCCCTGCGGCGGAAAAATCCGAGACATCGCACTGATAGGTTTTCGCCCGGACGCCCAGCGCCTCAACTTCCTTTTGGCACTGCTCTGCGGCGGCGGTATTGCCCGCATAGACGATGGCAATATCCATGCCGGCCTCCGCCAGTTTCAGGGCGATGGCCTTGCCAATCCCTCGGGATGCCCCGGTAACCAGGGCGACTTTATTTGCCATTTTCTTCTCCTTTCAGCATGGAAACCGCTTTTTGCAGCGTTTCGGGAGATTCGATGTTGCAGGCAGCCGCGTCTGCGTCGATTTTGCGCATCAGGCCAGTCAGCGTCTTGCCTGCGCCCACCTCCGCGAAAGCCCCGCAGCCCTCTTTTCTCAGCGCCTCCATGCTCTTCTGCCAGAGCACCGGGCTTTTGACCTGCTGGGCCAAAAGATCGGCCGCGCTCTCTGCCGTATAGGGCTCGGCCGTGGCGTTGGCGTAGAGGGGAATGCGCGGGGCGGAGAAGGATAGGCCAGCCATATATTCCGCGAGGCCTTCCGAAGCCTCCTGCATATAGGGAGAGTGGAAGGAACCGCTGACTTTCAGGCGCATGGCCCGGCCGCCGGCCGCGGAAACCTCCTGCTCCAGCGCCGCCAGCTGCTCTTCCTTGCCCGAGACGACCGTCTGTCCGGGGCAGTTGTAGTTGACGGGAAACACATCGCTGCATTTGCCGCAAAGCTTCTGCACCTGCTCGGCCGAGAGCCTAAGGATGGCAGACATCGCCCCCGGATGCTTTGCTCCGGCGGCGGCCATCAGCTCTGCTCTGCGGCAGACCAGCCCAAACGCATCTTCCAGGGAGAGCAGGCCGCAGAACGCGACTGCGGCAATCTCGCCCAGAGAGAAGCCTGCGGCATAATCCGCGCGGATGCCCGCTTCTTCCAAAGCGGCCGCACAGGCATAGTCCATGGCGAAAAGGCAGGGCTGGGTGTTGATGGTGGAAGAGAGCTCTTCCGCGCTTCCCTCAAAGCACTGCGCCAGTGTCCCCGCCCGCAGTGCCTCGCAGGCATCGAATACCCGGCGTGCGGCGGGGGAGGCGGCATAGAGCGCCTTGCCCATGCCCGGGTACTGCGCGCCCTGGCCGGCAAACAGAAAGGCTATTTGAGCCATTGCTGCGCTCCTTTCAGGCATTGCTCTGCCTCGGAAAACATGCGGGAGATGATCTCGGCGGCAGGCAGCTCATCCTTGACCAGTGCGGCGCACTGGCCTGCCATAAAGCAGCCGTTCACCTCGTCGCCCTCCCGGGCAGCCTTGCGCAGCGCGCCAGCGCCGAACTTTTCGATCTCCTCGTTGGAGACGTCGGAATATTCCAGCTCGAAGAATTTGCGCGAGAACTGGTTTTTGAGCGAACGCACCGGGTGCCCCAGGCGCTTGCCCGTGGTGATGGTGTCGATATCCTTGGCTTTGAGCACGCGCTTCTTATAGTTCTCGTGAATCGTGCATTCATTGGCGGTCAGAAACCGCGTTCCGCACTGCACGCCAACAGCCCCCAGCATGAATGCCGCCGCGACGCCCCGGCCGTCTGCAATGCCGCCCGCCGCCAAAACCGGGATGCTCACCGCATCGCAAATTTGGGGGACCAGCGCCATGGTGTTGATCTCGCCGATATGCCCGCCGGATTCACCGCCCTCAGCGATGACGGCGCAGGCGCCCTGCCGCTCGACCATCCGGGCAATCGCCGTAGAGGGGACGACCGGGACGATTTTGATGCCTGCGGCAAGCCAGTCTTTCATGTATTTGCCGGGCATTCCTGCGCCTGTCGTAACGACGGGAACCTTCTCTTCCGCCACAACCTTTGCGACTTCATCGGCAAAGGGGCTCATGAGCATGATGTTGACGCCAAAGGGCTTCTCCGTCTGCTCCCGGCATTTGCGGATTTCGCCGCGCAGGTATTCACCATCTGCGTTCATGGCCGAGATGATGCCCAGCCCGCCGCCGTTCGAGACGGCCGAAGCCAGGCTGGCATCCGAAACCCATGCCATGCCGCCCTGAAAAATGGGATATTCGATTCCAAAAAGATCACAGATGGGAGTTCTCACCATGGCTATTTTGCCTCGTCAATCAGCGCGACGACATCCGCGACGGTTTTGAGGGCCTCGCTCATCTCGATGCTGATGCCAAACTCATCTTCCAGGTTCATGATGATCTCAACGGTATCCAGAGAATCCAGGCCGAGGTCTGCAAACGTGCTCTCCATCTTGATCTCGCTGGCATCCATATCCTTGTAATCCGCCAGAATCTGTGCAACTTTCTCAAATGTCATGTTCATTTCCTCCAAAATAAATAATAAATTCATCTATTTGCAGCGGCCTTTGCCGTTACAATCATACTATAGCTCCCATTTCAGGATGCAGGCACCGCTGGTCAGCCCGGCTCCAAAAGCGCTCATGGCCAGGTATTCGCCTTTTTGCAGTGCGCCGCCGCGGTTCAGCTCATCCAGCAGAATGGCGATGCCGGCGGAAGATGTGTTGCCGTGCAGCTCGACATTGTGCGGGAATTTCTCTTTTGGCTGTTTGAGCCGGGTGCGCACTGCTTCCAGAATGCGCAGGTTGGCCTGATGCAGCAGAAAATGGCCCACCTGCGAGAGATCCATGCCGCGATCTGCGCAAAGCGCGCGCAGATCCTCTGTCGATCTGGAAACGGCGAATTTATAGACCTCCTGGCCGTTCATAAAGAGCGGGGAAGAGGGAGCCGGCGCAATATAAGGGCAGTTTCCCGAAGCGTGATATGCGTGCAAAACGCTGGCATCGCAGGAGGTGTGCATCAAAAAGCTGGCGTCCTCGCCCCCGGCAGAGACGACTGCCGCCGCCGCGCCATCGCCAAAGAGCACGCAGGTCGCGCGATCCGTCCAGTCGACCATGCGGCTGGGGCACTCTGCGGCCACGATGAGAATGTTTTTGCATTTCCCGCTTTTCAGATAAGCCTCGGCCATCTCCAGGGCATAGAGAAAACCCGCGCAGGCGCCGTTTAAATCGATGCACGGGCAGGCCGCGCCGATTTTTCCCTGGATGACGCAGGAGAGCGCCGGAGTCAGATAGGGGCTTAGAACGTTGGAGCAGAAGATATAGTCTATTTGCCCAGCGCCGAGCCCAGCCTGGGCCAGCGCCTTTTCCGCCGCCTCTGCCGCCAAATCTTCCAGGGCCTCATCCGTCAGGATGCGCCGCTCCACAATGCCCGTGCGCGTGCGGATCCATTCATCGGAAGTATCCAGGAAAGCGGAAAGATCGTCGTTTGTGATGCGCAGCTTAGGGGCCGCGCTGCCAGTTCCGATAATTTTCAAGATAATGCCTTCTTTCCGGCGGGGTAGATGCCTTGATTGAGCGCCATGGCCTCTGCCGCCTGCTTATGCACAAATTCATTGAGATTTTTCAGCGCACTCAATAAGATAGGAGCCTGCTCATCGCTTGCCTCGCGCAGCAGCGAGCGCACCATCTGCTCGTGAAAATAGCGGTGCGCCGCATCCGCGCGGCGGCCTGAACGGGTCAGCGTAACGCGGACGACCCTGGCATCCTTTTTGGAGCGCACTTTTTGCACAAATCCCTTTTTTTCCAGCTTTTGAATTGCGACTGTCGCAGAGGGAAGCGTGATCTCCTGATCCTGCGCAATCTGGCTCATGGAACAGCCGGCATTATCTTTTCGGCAGTGCTGGCCGATGGTCTCTAAAATATGAAGCTCGCCAATGTTCAAATCCAGCCGGGTGGTGCGCAGCGTCTGTTCCTCTACCGAGAGAATGCTGCGAAAAATATCCACCAGCAGATGGTTGATCTCCGAAAACATACCTTTTTGCACGATTTCCCTCCTTTTTAATTAGTTAGATTATCTAATCAATAGGAGTATTATAGATCCAAAAAAAGGCTGTGTCAATGCCGGAAAAGGGAGAGCGCGGCATCCGGGGAAAACAGCAAAAATCCGGCATGAAACATGCAAAAGCGCCCAGCTAAAGCGGGCAGCGCATGGGCGTAAAGCGGATGCCGTCTGCCGTTTGCTCAGGGCCGAGATCCGAGAAGCCCAGGCGGTGGTAGGCGGGTACGGCATAGGGCGAGGAGTTTACGGTGAGCTGCTCTTGTCCGTTTTCCCGGGCGAAAGCCGCCGCCGTTTGAACCAGCGAGCGGGCGATCCCCTGCCTATGAAAACAGGGATCCACGAACAAGAGGCAGATATGGCGCCCATCCCGCATGGCAAGCACGCCAACTAGGCGATCTTCCCTGAGAGCCGCCCAGATTTTGAGCGCCCCGGAGCTGAACTGCCCGGGAACAGAATCCAGAAAGGCATAGAAAGAAGCGATGCCCTCCCGGCTGTAATCCGGCGCCTCAAAGCGATCGAATACACCGCGCACAAGAGAGAGGCACTGCTCCATTTGGGCCGATAAGAGCGGGCGGATCTGCATAAGCTGTGTCTCCTTTTAATTTTTACTCTCTATTATATAATAAGATACTTTAAATTCAGGCCGGCAATAAAAAAAGAGCGCCCGAAGGCAGCTCTTTTTTCTTATCGGACTTCATCCAGCGTTTTTGCCACGCGGTGCTCGATGGGCTTCCATTCCACCTTCTGGAACAGCGCGGCCAGAGAGATGGGAATATAGGTGAACAGGAAGAGAGGGAAGGTAAACGTATACAGAACTTTCTTATACGCAGGACACTTGATGGCCTTCCACTCGGTGATGGTCGTGAGCACGCCGACGACAAACAGCGTCATGTAGTAGTTGAGCAAAGACATGAGCAGGGATTGGCTGGTCAGCTGGATCAAAATCGGGTTAATGCGGGAGCCGAACGCCGCGGCGCACAGGAAAACCGCATTGACGACCATGGAAAGCAGCGAGACGAACGTCGCCGGCATGACGGTCATGGTCATATCATAGCAGGCGAAGTTGTTGGCATCTTTGCGGAAGATGCCGCAGATGAGGCGCTTGCCGTATTTGCAGATGATCTGGTAGAACCCTTTGCACCACCGCATCCGCTGATGCCAGGACTGCGCAAAATCCTCGGGCTGTTCGTCGTAGAGCACAGCCGTTTCGCAGTAGCCGATGGTCTCGCCCTTTAAAACATTGTCCACGGTGAACTCGATATCCTCGGTCAGCAGGTGGTGAATCCAGCCGCCCTGCTCGCGGATGATCGCGCTGGAGAGAAGGAAGCCCGTGCCCGAGATGGCGCAGCTGGTGCCCAGCCGCATTCTGGGGTTGTTGAGGTATTTGGCTTCCCGAAGGAACCACAGGCCATAGCCGGCAGAGAGCCAGTTGGTCCCAAAGTTTTTGGAGTTGCGGTAGCTGGTGATGACGCGGTAGCCCTGGCTGAAGACCTTGTTCATCTCCTCGATGTAGTGCTCATCCAGCAGGTTATCCGCGTCGAACACGAAGTAGCCGTCGAAATAGGAATCGCCGTATTCGGCTGCGATTTTATGGAATGCGTAATCCAGGGCATAGCCCTTGCCCACGCGTATTTTATTGAACCGGCGGTAGACGATGGCGCCATGCTCGCTGGCGACCTGCGCCGTGTTGTCTGTGCAGTTATCTGCGACGACAAAAACCTCCACAAGCTCTTTGGGGTATTTCTGCCCCTTGATTGTATCGATCAGCTGGCCGATGACAGAGCTTTCATTGCGCGCCGAAATGAGAACGCCGTAGCGGTGCTGCTTTGCCTCTGTCTGAGGGGCGTTTCCAGACTTCAATCTCTTTTTATCCCGATGCTTGCCAACCAAGGCAACGACGATATAAAACATCTGATATGCGTACATCGCCGTGATGAGAATAAAAATAATCATATTGAAGGTTTTGATAAATTCCATTTTGTTTCCTCCATAATTTTCCCATTCGAAGAATAGCATCCCGGGGGATACGATTCAAGCGGCTTAAAGAAATTTTAAAAAACACTTGCGAACTATTTACAAAATATATATAATTTTGTGGCAAAAAAGATGAATTTGTAACAGAAGATGTCGAAACAAAGCCTATAGGCGCGCCGTTCAAAAATAATATTTTTTGAAAAAGCGAGCCTGCCATGTTTGCGCGAGCCGGCTTTTTTGCATGATACTTATATGTATATTTACTTTTCCGCAAGCCATGATACTGCCGGCGTAGATTTTAAAATGGGAGGGCTTATCATGACGACAAAAAGGGCTGCTTCATGTTGAAGACGCCTTCGGCCACGCTAAGTGCGCAAGGAAGCGGCGGAGCGGCGCGACTGCTTTTTAAAGATGTATCAGAAGGCAGATATAAAAGTAGCGCCCCGAAGACCAGCTTTTCGGAGCGCTGTTTGATGCGGCCGCCTAAAAAGAGACGATCAGCAGCATTTTGAACTGTTCTTCGCCGTATACAGCGTGGGGAATATCCTTGGGCATGACGATCGTCTGCCCCTGCTCCAGATAGTAGACCTGGCCGCCGATGGTGAAGCGCCCTTTGCCATCCAGCACGGTTACCATTGCATCGCCCCCGGAGGCATGGGTGGAGATTTCCTCTCCCTGATCAAAGGAAAAGATTGTAACGCTGACGAGCTCGTTTTGCACCAGCGTTTTGCTCATGACCTGCCCCTGCTGATACGCGATTTGATCTTTGAGCGACAGCACTTGCTCTTTTTTGATGTTTTTATACATTCCGCCCCTCCTATATAAGATGATATTTTTATTATGCCCGCTTGCTGTTAATAGTTTAGTGAGCCTGCAATATTTTCTGCAAATCCCGCCGCACCCGCTAGTAAGCCGCTGCCGGGATGGGAATGGAGATTCCGGAAATCAGCTCGGCTTCAAAGCGCCGGATTGCGACGAGATAGAGCGTGTTTACCAGTGCTTCTATGAAGATATTGCAGAGAAATAAACTGATTTGCGCGATCAGGAGAAAAGAAATGGAGGATACGAGGATGACGGTGCAGCAATGTTATCAGGCAATGGGCTCAGATTATGAGGATGTGATGAGCAGGCTCAGGACGGATGAGCGGGTGAAAAAATTCCTGCTCAAGGTGTCGAGCGATTCCAGCTATGCGCTGCTATGCAGTTCGCTGGAGCAAAAGGATATCTCCGAGGCTTTTTGGGTGGCGCATACGATAAAAGGCATCACCCAGAATCTCTCGCTGACAAAGCTCTATGCGTCCTCTGCGCAGCTTTGCGACGTGCTGCGGGATCGGCAGGAATATGGCGAGGATATCCAGCCTGCCTTTGAGGCAGTGGAAAAGGACTACGAGTTCACCATCGGCTGTGTTCAGCAGCTGGCGGAGAGCGTATAGCTGAATTGGCCGGAAAAATGATTCACCGTGATAAGCCGCAGAAGAGAAAGCGCGCGCTAAATTGGGGCGATAGGGCATGGTGCGAAAAAATGAAGCGAGCAGGGCGCCTTGCTCTGCCCTATGCCAAATAGAAAAAGACCCGCTTAAATAGCGGGTCTTTTGAGTAGAAGGCCAAACGCACCTTTTAAAAAGATAAATAAGGGGTTTGCATTTTGAAGCCTTGTTTAATACTTGCAAAATAGATTTTTTGTTTTTTGTAAAAGCGCCGCAGGCGCATAACCGCAAAAAAGTGGTAGGCAAGCGGGGAATAAAAAACCGAGCAAGGGACGAGCGAACGTTTTTTATTCGAGAGCGAGGCCGAGCTTTTTTGCGGAAGAGGGGCGGCAACGGGGCGAACGTCAAAGCCCTCGGCATATTGCCGAGGGCTTTGTGTGCAGCGTAGTTTGCTGCGACGTGGCGTACCCGGGAGGATTCGAACCTCTGACCTTTGGAGTCGGAGTCCAACGCTCTATCCAGCTGAGCTACGGATACAACATGGATATCTTAGCACACTTTCCCTGCGTTGGCAAGACGGTGCGCGATGCAAATTTTCAAAATATATGGTAATATTATTAAAGGCAAAAAGAAAAATTTGCGCTCCAAGCGAGGGCTTCCCGGCCGAAAAGACCTTTCAAATCTTATCTTTTTGGAGTAAATTGTCCGGCCGAAAATGAAAACAGCGCAGGAAAGCCAAATCTTCAGCACATATGCTCAGCTGCCGGCAAAAGGAGAAAACTACTTGATCAACGGAAAAACAGAAGGAATCAAACAAAATATATTAGACGAGCTGGAACTGCTCTATGAGGCACAGTGCCCGCGCGGCGAATTTCTGACGCAGGAGCTGGCCGATGCGCTGGCAAAATACTCCTGCATGCTAAACCGGGAGATCTCCATTTTTCTTTCCAGAAGCGGGAATGTGCTGGATATTTCCATCGGAAGCGAGGATAACGTCTCCCTGCCTGTGATGAGAAAACGGCGGGGCACCATGGGCCTTTCGGGCG from the Christensenellaceae bacterium 44-20 genome contains:
- a CDS encoding cupin domain-containing protein is translated as MYKNIKKEQVLSLKDQIAYQQGQVMSKTLVQNELVSVTIFSFDQGEEISTHASGGDAMVTVLDGKGRFTIGGQVYYLEQGQTIVMPKDIPHAVYGEEQFKMLLIVSF
- a CDS encoding Hpt domain-containing protein: MEDTRMTVQQCYQAMGSDYEDVMSRLRTDERVKKFLLKVSSDSSYALLCSSLEQKDISEAFWVAHTIKGITQNLSLTKLYASSAQLCDVLRDRQEYGEDIQPAFEAVEKDYEFTIGCVQQLAESV
- a CDS encoding glycosyltransferase family 2 protein gives rise to the protein MEFIKTFNMIIFILITAMYAYQMFYIVVALVGKHRDKKRLKSGNAPQTEAKQHRYGVLISARNESSVIGQLIDTIKGQKYPKELVEVFVVADNCTDNTAQVASEHGAIVYRRFNKIRVGKGYALDYAFHKIAAEYGDSYFDGYFVFDADNLLDEHYIEEMNKVFSQGYRVITSYRNSKNFGTNWLSAGYGLWFLREAKYLNNPRMRLGTSCAISGTGFLLSSAIIREQGGWIHHLLTEDIEFTVDNVLKGETIGYCETAVLYDEQPEDFAQSWHQRMRWCKGFYQIICKYGKRLICGIFRKDANNFACYDMTMTVMPATFVSLLSMVVNAVFLCAAAFGSRINPILIQLTSQSLLMSLLNYYMTLFVVGVLTTITEWKAIKCPAYKKVLYTFTFPLFLFTYIPISLAALFQKVEWKPIEHRVAKTLDEVR